Proteins found in one Macrobrachium nipponense isolate FS-2020 chromosome 35, ASM1510439v2, whole genome shotgun sequence genomic segment:
- the LOC135208201 gene encoding uncharacterized protein LOC135208201 yields MIAKAAVLALLTICFVAECVLSTNDTNISSIVESQESPDAAADRAIQDETNATTSRIKNRVLYGFGYPIDGTGGVWPQTGVWPQTGVWPQTGVWPQTGVWPQTGGTWSGSGGIYNGYLGCRYWCLNNYMWNYYCCDSETGMMRYQCPIERSFCSIPYRHYTGQPQICNDRIGCSGYEVCCPDACVKAYVCKPPEPIYGR; encoded by the exons ATG ATTGCAAAAGCTGCAGTGCTGGCGTTACTAACGATATGCTTTGTGGCAGAATGCGTCTTGTCCACAAATGACACAAATATATCATCGATCGTAGAATCGCAGGAGAGTCCAGATGCCGCTGCTGACCGAGCCATACAAGATGAAACTAACGCCACCACCAGTCGCATTAAGAACAGGGTGTTATATGGCTTTGGGTATCCGATAGATGGAACTGGTGGCGTGTGGCCGCAAACTGGTGTTTGGCCGCAAACTGGTGTTTGGCCACAAACTGGTGTTTGGCCACAAACTGGTGTTTGGCCACAAACTGGAGGCACATGGTCTGGAAGTGGAGGAATCTACAATGGCTACCTTGGCTGCAGATATTGGTGCCTTAATAACTATATGTGGAACTATTACTGCTGTGATTCAG aAACTGGAATGATGCGCTACCAATGCCCAATTGAAAGAAGCTTTTGTTCCATTCCTTATAGGCACTACACAGGGCAACCCCAGATTTGTAACGACAGAATTGGATGCTCTGGTTATGAAGTTTGTTGCCCTGATGCTTGTGTCAAGGCTTACGTGTGCAAACCTCCTGAACCTATATATGGACGTTAG